The following proteins are co-located in the Acidimicrobiales bacterium genome:
- a CDS encoding PAS domain-containing protein, which produces MTIHDPDELAPAVDGERFRLLCNATNDALWDWDLVGGDLWWSEGMSTTFGYPLDELEPTIDAWVELIHPDDVDRVVAELDRAVRVDSPWSCEYRMLHRDGTVIWVHDRGTVVRDDAGAPVRMVGGITDITAKRRVEDRELRAQRLEGLGSLASGIAHNLGNVLTPILLLADQLEPELDGSNRQAVAQIRTSTQLATRMCRQILTFARGGGGRREQVEVGPLVDSVLSMVRETFPATIRIDVATAVEQVNVVGDHTQLQQVLLNLFVNARDAMPDGGWLSVASEVVEVSQHVRSPAAPPDDAEHEGPYVRVRVADTGTGIDPQHVDELFDPFFTTKPPGEGTGLGLPTSLAVVQAHGGFIDVDTSAEGTVFDVFLPVAIVDEHPLVDGADGVVVDGRSNGRPPSPTRAEGGVATVLVVEDEAMVARLVCRVVEGAGYEVLMASDGDEALELLGANSVDAVLTDLNVPGTSGEALLDAMRGRDEHLPIVVASGGIGADGMDGAGDRHGVTWLPKPFSNDALLHAVHGALDG; this is translated from the coding sequence ATGACCATCCACGATCCCGACGAGCTTGCCCCGGCAGTCGACGGCGAACGGTTCCGGCTCCTGTGCAACGCCACCAACGACGCGCTGTGGGACTGGGACCTGGTCGGTGGCGACCTGTGGTGGAGCGAGGGGATGTCGACCACCTTCGGCTACCCGCTCGACGAGCTGGAGCCCACGATCGACGCGTGGGTGGAGTTGATCCACCCCGACGACGTCGACCGGGTCGTCGCCGAGCTGGACCGAGCCGTGCGCGTCGACTCGCCCTGGTCCTGCGAGTACCGCATGCTGCACCGTGACGGCACGGTGATTTGGGTGCACGATCGCGGCACCGTCGTTCGCGACGACGCGGGCGCGCCGGTGCGCATGGTCGGTGGCATCACCGACATCACAGCCAAGCGTCGGGTCGAGGACCGTGAGCTTCGGGCCCAGCGCCTCGAAGGGCTCGGGAGCCTCGCCAGCGGCATCGCCCACAACCTGGGAAACGTGCTGACCCCCATCCTGTTGTTGGCCGACCAGCTCGAGCCCGAGCTCGACGGGTCGAATCGACAGGCGGTGGCCCAGATCCGCACCAGCACCCAGTTGGCCACCCGGATGTGCCGGCAGATCCTGACCTTCGCTCGGGGCGGCGGCGGTCGGCGCGAGCAGGTCGAGGTCGGTCCCCTGGTCGACTCGGTCCTGTCGATGGTGCGCGAGACGTTTCCGGCGACCATCCGCATCGACGTCGCGACCGCCGTCGAGCAGGTCAACGTGGTCGGTGACCACACCCAGCTCCAGCAGGTCCTGTTGAACCTGTTCGTCAACGCACGCGATGCCATGCCCGACGGCGGTTGGCTGAGCGTGGCGTCCGAGGTGGTCGAGGTGTCGCAGCACGTGCGTTCACCGGCGGCGCCACCCGACGATGCCGAGCACGAGGGACCCTACGTGCGGGTCCGCGTCGCCGACACCGGCACCGGCATCGATCCCCAGCACGTCGACGAGCTGTTCGATCCGTTCTTCACCACCAAGCCGCCGGGGGAGGGGACCGGACTCGGTCTTCCCACCTCGCTGGCGGTCGTCCAGGCCCACGGTGGCTTCATCGATGTCGACACCTCGGCCGAGGGCACCGTGTTCGACGTCTTCCTGCCGGTCGCGATCGTCGATGAGCACCCGCTTGTCGATGGCGCCGATGGCGTGGTCGTCGACGGCCGCTCGAACGGTCGGCCCCCGTCGCCGACCCGGGCCGAGGGCGGTGTGGCCACGGTGCTCGTCGTCGAGGACGAGGCCATGGTGGCCCGCCTGGTGTGTCGGGTCGTCGAGGGGGCGGGATACGAGGTGCTGATGGCGAGCGACGGTGACGAGGCCCTCGAGCTGCTCGGTGCGAACTCGGTCGATGCGGTGCTCACCGACCTCAACGTCCCCGGCACCTCGGGCGAGGCGTTGCTCGACGCCATGCGTGGTCGTGACGAGCACCTTCCCATCGTGGTGGCCAGCGGTGGGATCGGCGCCGACGGGATGGACGGGGCGGGCGACCGCCACGGAGTCACCTGGTTGCCGAAGCCGTTCAGCAACGATGCGCTGCTGCACGCCGTCCACGGGGCGTTGGACGGCTAG
- a CDS encoding EAL domain-containing protein codes for MNSVDEPTILVVDDDPAIRRMFVRALERRGFEVMEADTGQTALETIDRHDIDVVLLDDGLPDLSGTTVLARLRAVPDTATLPVLLVTGHSDPDRRVSGLEAGADDFIAKPVDLDELVARVQSHLRGRDAWRSHVEESLHERARLAGSIAGIGAGGSPSHIATEVASMLVRLPGVSAATVLSMAPGGSARFLAGLDHNGVAVRQPGQPVEPRAAAELAQVLAGGAGFLDGESGCDLVGETPGAAVVAGLTGASGTTSAALALGTDPGRDRTEDLRGILSSAIDLAPVVERVLMPSLESGDTAAALAELQSVITEVAFHPVYQPIVDLTSGEVRGYEALTRFADGARPDLRFAEAIRVGLGIELELATLHAAVSEASRLAPGRYLSVNVSAELLTRHDLTSVVRLAGERPLVLEVTEHERVDDYELVREAVANLGPGVRMSVDDAGSGWASLRHVLALRPHFVKVDRGWISAIHTDPARQALLLGIAGFAESFGGHVVAEGIETADELDTLRAMGINLGQGYHLGRPAPIGQHVDG; via the coding sequence GTGAACTCAGTCGACGAACCGACGATCCTCGTCGTCGACGACGACCCCGCGATTCGGCGCATGTTCGTTCGCGCGCTCGAACGGCGTGGATTCGAGGTCATGGAGGCCGACACCGGCCAGACGGCGCTCGAGACGATCGACCGTCACGACATCGATGTCGTCCTGCTCGACGACGGGCTCCCCGACCTGTCGGGCACGACGGTGCTGGCCCGGCTCCGTGCGGTGCCAGACACCGCGACGCTGCCGGTCCTGCTCGTCACCGGCCACTCCGACCCCGACCGCCGCGTGTCGGGGCTCGAAGCGGGCGCCGACGACTTCATCGCCAAGCCGGTCGACCTCGACGAGCTGGTGGCGCGGGTGCAGTCCCACCTGCGGGGGCGCGATGCGTGGCGCTCGCACGTCGAGGAGTCGTTGCACGAGCGGGCCCGGCTGGCCGGGTCGATCGCCGGCATCGGTGCCGGCGGCTCACCGTCGCACATCGCGACCGAGGTGGCGAGCATGCTGGTGCGCCTTCCGGGCGTCAGCGCGGCGACGGTCCTCAGCATGGCGCCCGGCGGCTCGGCACGGTTCCTGGCCGGCCTCGACCACAACGGGGTTGCGGTGCGCCAGCCGGGGCAGCCGGTCGAGCCACGGGCTGCGGCCGAGCTGGCGCAGGTGCTGGCCGGCGGGGCCGGGTTCCTCGACGGGGAGTCCGGCTGCGACCTGGTCGGCGAGACTCCCGGTGCTGCGGTGGTGGCGGGGCTCACCGGCGCCTCCGGGACGACCAGCGCGGCGCTGGCGCTGGGCACCGACCCCGGTCGCGACCGCACCGAGGATCTGCGGGGGATCCTCAGCTCGGCGATCGATCTGGCGCCGGTGGTCGAACGGGTGCTCATGCCCAGCCTCGAGTCCGGCGACACCGCGGCGGCGCTGGCTGAGCTTCAGAGCGTGATCACCGAGGTCGCCTTCCACCCCGTCTACCAGCCCATCGTCGATCTCACCTCGGGCGAGGTGCGTGGGTACGAGGCGCTCACCCGCTTCGCCGACGGTGCCCGTCCCGACCTCCGCTTCGCCGAGGCCATCCGTGTCGGGCTCGGCATCGAGCTCGAGCTGGCCACACTGCACGCCGCGGTCTCGGAGGCCTCCCGGTTGGCACCCGGTCGCTACCTGTCGGTGAACGTGTCGGCCGAGCTGCTCACCCGCCACGACCTCACCTCGGTGGTCCGTCTGGCGGGCGAGCGGCCCCTGGTGCTCGAGGTGACCGAGCACGAGCGTGTCGACGACTACGAGTTGGTGCGCGAGGCCGTGGCGAACCTGGGCCCGGGGGTTCGGATGTCGGTCGACGACGCCGGTTCGGGCTGGGCCAGCCTCCGCCACGTGCTGGCGCTGCGACCCCACTTCGTCAAGGTAGACCGCGGGTGGATCAGCGCCATCCACACCGACCCCGCCCGTCAGGCGCTGCTGCTGGGCATCGCCGGGTTCGCCGAGAGCTTCGGCGGCCACGTCGTGGCCGAGGGCATCGAGACCGCCGACGAGCTCGACACCTTGCGGGCCATGGGCATCAACCTGGGTCAGGGGTACCACCTGGGCCGCCCGGCACCGATCGGTCAGCACGTCGATGGGTGA
- a CDS encoding PAS domain-containing protein, with translation MAEVFRQLGDTANDGVMILEPRVDDAGSIDELLIRYLNPSGARTIGFGDESQWRDRGLVEVIPENRASGLLDWYIDVFHAGDDRVQTVEFTSESPQFGGTYALRANRVGDHLAVRFRDITEQLALEAAEQRARRRLEATLESISDAFFVLDHDWRFAYVNDEACRVLGHEREELLDRVVWEAFPAAIGSEFETNYRRVADEQVPVTFDTYYPEPLDTWYAVRAYPSDEGVTVFFQDIGPQRKLQERLSQAQRVESVATLAGGIAHDFNNLLTVIAGHCALLADDLGDDHPNRVDVEAIRDAGERAGELTRQLLTFSRRQIIRPRVVDLNELIGSLEPLIRRVLPDEVELAMSWRPEPVLVEADRAEFHQALTGVVANAVEAMPGGGHLVVEIAAAELAESYTDQVPDLGPGWFGVVSVSDDGIGMDPEVLARSVEPFFTTKPPGVGTGLGLASVHGMVMQVGGHVSLYSEPGVGTTVRIYLPLSEHVVPDPALIDDGDHAEGIGGDEAVLVVDDNDSVRAFTARVLREHGYRVQTAADMDEALEVLRAGDEPVRLLVTDVVMPGGSGHDLAVAADEMMPGLAVLYVSGYTENSVIRHGVPTAEVEFLAKPFAPAELARRVRRILDRVSDS, from the coding sequence GTGGCCGAGGTCTTCCGGCAGCTCGGCGACACCGCCAACGACGGCGTGATGATCCTCGAGCCTCGCGTCGACGACGCCGGGAGCATCGACGAGCTCCTCATCCGCTATCTCAACCCGTCGGGTGCCCGCACGATCGGGTTCGGTGACGAGTCGCAGTGGCGGGACCGGGGCCTGGTCGAGGTCATTCCCGAGAACCGCGCCTCGGGCCTGCTCGACTGGTACATCGACGTGTTCCACGCGGGCGACGACCGGGTGCAGACCGTCGAGTTCACCTCGGAGTCGCCCCAGTTCGGCGGCACGTATGCGCTGCGGGCCAACCGGGTGGGCGACCACCTGGCGGTGCGCTTTCGCGACATCACCGAACAGCTCGCGCTGGAGGCGGCCGAGCAGCGCGCCCGCCGGCGCCTCGAGGCCACGCTCGAGTCGATCAGCGACGCCTTCTTCGTGCTCGACCACGACTGGCGCTTCGCCTATGTCAACGACGAGGCCTGTCGGGTGCTCGGCCACGAGCGCGAGGAGCTGCTGGACCGGGTGGTGTGGGAGGCGTTCCCCGCCGCGATCGGATCCGAGTTCGAGACCAACTACCGGCGGGTGGCCGACGAGCAGGTGCCGGTCACCTTCGACACCTACTACCCGGAACCGCTCGACACCTGGTACGCGGTGCGGGCCTATCCCAGCGACGAGGGCGTCACCGTCTTCTTCCAGGACATCGGCCCCCAGCGCAAGCTCCAGGAGCGCCTGTCGCAGGCCCAACGGGTCGAGAGTGTTGCGACCCTCGCCGGCGGCATCGCCCACGACTTCAACAACCTGCTCACCGTCATCGCCGGTCACTGCGCGCTGCTGGCAGACGATCTGGGTGACGACCATCCCAACCGGGTCGACGTCGAGGCCATCCGCGATGCGGGGGAGCGCGCGGGCGAGCTCACCCGTCAGCTCCTCACCTTCTCGCGCCGCCAGATCATCCGGCCGCGGGTGGTCGACCTCAACGAGCTGATCGGTTCGCTCGAGCCCCTCATCCGTCGGGTGCTGCCCGACGAGGTCGAGCTGGCGATGTCGTGGCGCCCCGAGCCGGTCCTGGTGGAAGCCGACCGGGCCGAGTTCCACCAGGCCCTCACCGGGGTGGTCGCCAACGCCGTCGAGGCCATGCCCGGTGGTGGGCACCTCGTCGTCGAGATCGCCGCCGCCGAGCTCGCCGAGTCCTACACCGACCAGGTGCCCGACCTCGGGCCCGGGTGGTTCGGGGTGGTGTCGGTCTCCGACGACGGCATCGGCATGGATCCCGAGGTGCTGGCCCGGTCGGTCGAGCCGTTCTTCACCACCAAACCGCCCGGTGTCGGCACCGGTCTTGGTCTGGCGTCGGTCCACGGCATGGTCATGCAGGTCGGTGGGCACGTGTCGCTCTACAGCGAACCGGGGGTCGGGACCACCGTGCGGATCTACCTTCCGCTCTCCGAGCATGTTGTGCCCGACCCGGCGCTGATCGACGACGGCGACCACGCAGAAGGGATCGGCGGCGACGAGGCGGTGCTGGTCGTCGACGACAACGACAGCGTGCGGGCCTTCACCGCCCGGGTGCTCCGCGAACACGGCTACCGGGTGCAGACCGCCGCGGACATGGACGAGGCCCTCGAGGTGTTGCGTGCCGGCGACGAACCGGTCCGGTTGCTGGTGACCGATGTGGTGATGCCCGGCGGGAGCGGCCACGACCTGGCCGTGGCTGCCGACGAGATGATGCCGGGCCTGGCGGTGCTGTACGTGTCGGGCTACACCGAGAACTCGGTGATCCGCCACGGGGTCCCGACCGCCGAGGTCGAGTTCCTGGCCAAGCCCTTCGCCCCCGCGGAGCTGGCCCGGCGTGTGCGCCGCATCCTCGACCGGGTTTCCGATTCCTGA
- the moeB gene encoding molybdopterin-synthase adenylyltransferase MoeB — protein sequence MPSFRELLNQTKAQIREVDTETAELERAVPGTVLLDVREPDEHEQGAIPGATHIPRGQLESNIEHRIADKDTPVVIYCAGGTRSAFAAKTMEELGYTEVSSMMGGFNRWKDEGRAWVTPQVLTPEQRNHYQRHLTLPEVGEEGQLKLLGAKVLLLGAGGLGSPAAMYLAAAGVGTIGIVDMDVVDQSNLQRQILHNMDRIGERKVDSAKKTLTLLNPDVDVIAHDTRLDASNVVDILSQYDIVIDGADNFPVRYLLNDASLKTGTTVVHGSIFRFEGQVTVFAPHDGPCYRCMLPEPPPAELAPSCAEAGVLGVLPGIIGSIQALEAIKIILDIGDPLVGRLLAYDSLEQSFRTFKVRRDPNCPACSVDPDQLVIAEYDELCAPHPVQAPVGASA from the coding sequence ATGCCGAGTTTCCGTGAGCTGTTGAACCAGACCAAGGCCCAGATCCGCGAGGTCGACACCGAGACCGCCGAGCTCGAACGGGCCGTCCCGGGCACCGTCCTGTTGGACGTCCGCGAGCCCGACGAGCACGAGCAGGGTGCCATCCCTGGGGCCACCCACATCCCCCGCGGCCAGCTCGAGAGCAACATCGAGCACCGCATCGCCGACAAGGACACCCCGGTGGTCATCTACTGCGCGGGCGGCACCCGGTCGGCCTTCGCCGCCAAGACCATGGAAGAGCTGGGCTACACCGAGGTCTCGTCGATGATGGGCGGGTTCAACCGCTGGAAGGACGAGGGCCGCGCGTGGGTCACGCCTCAGGTGCTCACCCCCGAGCAGCGCAACCACTACCAGCGTCACCTCACCCTGCCCGAGGTCGGCGAGGAGGGCCAGCTCAAGCTGCTCGGCGCCAAGGTGCTGCTGCTCGGCGCGGGCGGCCTCGGTTCACCGGCGGCCATGTACCTGGCGGCTGCGGGCGTCGGAACGATCGGCATCGTCGACATGGACGTGGTCGACCAGTCGAACCTGCAGCGCCAGATCCTGCACAACATGGATCGCATCGGCGAGCGCAAGGTCGACTCGGCCAAGAAGACCCTCACCCTGCTCAATCCCGACGTCGACGTCATCGCCCACGACACCCGGCTCGACGCGTCCAACGTGGTCGACATCTTGTCCCAGTACGACATCGTCATCGACGGTGCCGACAACTTCCCCGTTCGCTACCTGCTGAACGATGCGTCGCTGAAGACCGGCACCACCGTGGTGCACGGCTCGATCTTCCGGTTCGAGGGCCAGGTCACGGTGTTCGCCCCCCACGACGGGCCGTGCTACCGCTGCATGCTCCCCGAGCCGCCTCCGGCCGAGCTGGCGCCGTCGTGCGCCGAGGCCGGGGTGTTGGGCGTGCTGCCCGGCATCATCGGTTCGATCCAGGCGCTCGAGGCCATCAAGATCATCCTCGACATCGGCGATCCGCTCGTCGGGCGCCTCCTGGCCTACGACTCGCTCGAGCAGTCGTTCCGCACCTTCAAGGTGCGCCGCGACCCCAACTGCCCGGCGTGCTCGGTCGACCCCGACCAGCTGGTCATCGCCGAGTACGACGAGCTGTGCGCTCCGCACCCCGTCCAGGCGCCGGTCGGAGCCTCCGCCTGA
- a CDS encoding DUF4214 domain-containing protein, which produces MTEDRTHDETRAGTTTGRLGVRLLASVVAVLMVAAIGIAPVEAQDRPADPATAETQFLQLLNTERSDRGLAPLTSHSGLRADARNWSSVMAAQGEIFHTTTLAADTAARLPDWRRAGENVGYGPEVERLHDMFVASPAHFDNIVGDFNYLGVGVVYEGSRIYVTFRFAKAPESGAVASSTTPVSYSVASAQVRRLYLAFFEREPETGGHTYWTDRVSAGFALGGIADRFVDSSEFNNTYGHLDNRGFIDLVYRNVMDRSPDAGGYQYWLNRMGGGLSRGDLMVEFSESSEFRRLTA; this is translated from the coding sequence ATGACCGAAGACCGCACACACGACGAGACCCGGGCGGGAACCACCACTGGACGCCTCGGCGTCCGCCTGCTTGCGAGTGTCGTCGCCGTGCTGATGGTCGCCGCCATCGGGATCGCTCCGGTCGAGGCGCAGGACCGCCCGGCCGACCCGGCCACCGCCGAGACCCAGTTCCTGCAGCTGCTCAACACCGAGCGGTCCGATCGCGGGCTGGCCCCGTTGACCTCCCACAGCGGTCTCCGAGCCGATGCCCGCAACTGGTCGTCGGTGATGGCGGCCCAGGGCGAGATCTTCCACACGACCACCCTCGCCGCCGACACCGCCGCCCGCCTTCCGGATTGGCGACGGGCGGGCGAGAACGTGGGCTACGGCCCCGAGGTCGAGCGCCTCCACGACATGTTCGTGGCCAGCCCGGCGCACTTCGACAACATCGTCGGCGACTTCAACTACCTCGGTGTCGGGGTCGTCTACGAGGGCAGCCGGATCTATGTGACCTTCCGCTTCGCCAAGGCTCCCGAGAGCGGTGCCGTCGCCTCGAGCACCACCCCGGTGAGCTACTCGGTCGCCTCGGCCCAGGTCCGGCGTCTGTACCTGGCCTTCTTCGAGCGTGAGCCCGAGACCGGTGGCCACACCTACTGGACCGACCGGGTGTCGGCAGGGTTCGCCCTCGGCGGGATCGCCGACCGCTTCGTCGACTCCTCGGAGTTCAACAACACCTACGGCCACCTCGACAACCGGGGCTTCATCGACCTGGTCTACCGCAACGTGATGGACCGCTCACCTGACGCCGGTGGCTACCAGTACTGGCTGAACCGCATGGGTGGTGGCCTCAGCCGCGGCGATCTCATGGTCGAGTTCTCCGAGTCCTCGGAGTTCCGCCGGCTCACCGCTTGA
- a CDS encoding RNA polymerase sigma factor has product MSHDEAGFDEVLAGAKAGDERAWSELYRTFAGPLRGYLFSKGGREPDDLLGEVFVDVARRLHAFEGTAAQFRSWMFMVAHNRVIDERRRFARRPVDPVEDADLDGASHGHDVEAEVMSRLMVDDALGLIDSLTGDQRAVLRLRLVDGLTIDEVAEALDKPAGAVKALQRRGLAAAIRARDHKLGTSARTPAASRVGNNLRTTEQDHR; this is encoded by the coding sequence GTGAGTCACGACGAGGCGGGTTTCGACGAGGTGCTGGCTGGGGCCAAGGCGGGCGACGAGCGCGCCTGGTCCGAGCTCTACCGCACCTTCGCCGGTCCGCTCCGTGGCTATCTCTTCTCCAAGGGCGGCCGCGAGCCCGACGACCTGCTCGGCGAGGTGTTCGTCGACGTCGCCCGGCGACTGCACGCCTTCGAGGGCACCGCCGCCCAGTTCCGGTCGTGGATGTTCATGGTGGCCCACAACCGGGTGATCGACGAGCGTCGCCGGTTCGCCCGCCGCCCGGTCGATCCGGTCGAAGACGCCGACCTCGATGGCGCCTCGCACGGCCACGACGTCGAGGCCGAGGTCATGAGCCGGCTCATGGTCGACGACGCCCTCGGTCTCATCGATTCGCTCACCGGCGACCAACGGGCGGTGTTGCGCCTGCGCCTGGTCGACGGACTCACCATCGACGAGGTGGCCGAGGCCCTCGACAAGCCCGCGGGGGCGGTCAAGGCGTTGCAGCGCCGAGGGCTCGCGGCCGCGATCCGTGCCCGCGACCACAAATTGGGTACGTCGGCACGTACCCCTGCGGCTTCGCGCGTCGGTAACAACTTGCGAACGACCGAGCAGGATCATCGATGA
- a CDS encoding UDP-N-acetylglucosamine 2-epimerase has translation MVTMHRVENLHRAATVEALVELVVGLAADRPVRFVVHGPTWATLRSGGHDVALRDAGVELVDLAPHGEFVEMLRAAPLVITDGGSIQEECALLGVPTLLWRRRTERSDGVGDNVVLSNLDPGVAARFVADPDRHRRPPRSRGEVSPSDQIVDELVAELDGAGRAPRR, from the coding sequence ATCGTCACCATGCACCGGGTCGAGAACCTCCATCGCGCCGCCACCGTCGAGGCCCTCGTCGAGCTGGTGGTCGGGCTGGCCGCGGACCGTCCCGTCCGCTTCGTGGTGCACGGCCCCACCTGGGCCACGCTGCGGTCTGGCGGACACGACGTTGCGTTGCGCGACGCCGGGGTCGAGCTGGTCGATCTGGCGCCCCACGGCGAGTTCGTCGAGATGCTGCGGGCCGCTCCGCTGGTGATCACCGACGGCGGCTCGATCCAGGAGGAGTGCGCGCTGTTGGGGGTGCCCACGCTGTTGTGGCGGCGCCGCACCGAACGCTCCGACGGGGTGGGCGACAACGTGGTGCTGTCGAACCTCGATCCCGGGGTGGCTGCCCGGTTCGTGGCCGATCCCGACCGCCACCGGCGCCCGCCCCGGTCGCGCGGCGAGGTCAGCCCGTCGGATCAGATCGTCGACGAGCTGGTGGCCGAGCTGGATGGAGCAGGTCGAGCACCTCGTCGTTGA
- a CDS encoding polysaccharide pyruvyl transferase family protein has translation MRVTVAAWAGSTNLGDELILAALVARLRDHGHEPVVLSVDPAATESTHGVDAVDAHRPDALGALRHSEAVVFGGGGLLQDRTSDLNLPYHLARLLAAPRTIPAVGVGLGAGPLHTHLGRTLVRRVLPRLDAVAVRDAPSATVLRGLGLPHPRLGADLALGLGPPTGPPQGRLVVSLRPWTSTRRRLPVHLRRQQTPERVIDAVAAGVDAAAASTGLAVHFVALDPVRDHPLHQAVAARMRAPATLARPDVHTVLDEIATGEVVIAMRYHAAIGAVLAGRPLVALSYDPKVAALTGELGAGARTLAWDDPALATALPDAAAAVAGHHDQVATTRRRLQARQRVNDEVLDLLHPARPPARRRSDPTG, from the coding sequence ATGCGGGTGACCGTCGCGGCCTGGGCCGGTTCGACCAACCTCGGCGACGAGCTCATCCTCGCCGCGCTCGTCGCCCGGTTGCGCGACCACGGTCACGAGCCCGTCGTGCTCTCGGTCGACCCGGCGGCGACCGAATCGACCCACGGGGTGGATGCCGTGGACGCCCACCGGCCCGACGCCCTCGGCGCGCTGCGCCACAGCGAGGCGGTGGTGTTCGGCGGCGGCGGCCTGCTCCAGGACCGCACCAGCGACCTCAACCTCCCCTACCACCTCGCCCGCCTGCTGGCCGCACCCCGCACGATCCCCGCCGTCGGTGTCGGCCTCGGCGCCGGACCCCTCCACACCCACCTCGGCCGCACGCTCGTGCGCCGGGTGCTCCCCCGCCTCGACGCGGTCGCGGTGCGCGACGCGCCCAGCGCCACCGTTCTGCGCGGCCTCGGCCTCCCCCACCCCCGCCTGGGCGCCGACCTGGCCCTCGGCCTCGGACCGCCCACGGGCCCACCCCAGGGGCGACTGGTGGTGTCGCTGCGCCCCTGGACCTCGACCCGGCGCCGCCTGCCCGTGCACCTCCGCCGCCAACAGACACCCGAGCGCGTCATCGACGCCGTGGCCGCCGGGGTCGACGCCGCCGCGGCCAGCACCGGCCTGGCGGTGCACTTCGTGGCCCTCGACCCGGTCCGCGACCACCCACTCCACCAGGCCGTCGCCGCCCGCATGCGCGCACCCGCCACCCTGGCCCGACCCGACGTGCACACCGTGCTCGACGAGATCGCCACCGGCGAGGTGGTCATCGCCATGCGCTACCACGCCGCCATCGGCGCGGTGCTGGCCGGCCGCCCGCTGGTCGCCCTCTCCTATGACCCGAAGGTCGCCGCCCTGACCGGCGAGCTGGGAGCCGGCGCCCGGACACTCGCCTGGGACGACCCCGCCCTGGCCACCGCGCTCCCCGACGCCGCCGCCGCGGTCGCCGGCCACCACGACCAGGTGGCCACGACCCGCCGGCGTCTCCAGGCCCGCCAGCGGGTCAACGACGAGGTGCTCGACCTGCTCCATCCAGCTCGGCCACCAGCTCGTCGACGATCTGATCCGACGGGCTGA